One genomic region from Bacteroidia bacterium encodes:
- a CDS encoding DUF4270 domain-containing protein has protein sequence MKHIPKLIGIVLILVFWACEKPNNTGAVIQPQDDIISANVIDTFNFETQSIARDTLRTDEWNYAVIGQYTDTYFGTTTANFYTQLWLTGSNPIFAIDNNENYTVLDSIVLFLQYAHYYGDTANTPLQLSIKEITDTIYKQGTYYSYSAPKNTTGNNLINDAATPAPILIRPQKIDTIINRKDPTKKTILRSILRIRLADSFGQKLLTDNATNPANFATATTFTQNYFKGLAFETNSTAAPGVVAIFNVTSPASRIVLYYKIKKKSDNSMVDSTASYDFPFNNPAIARYNTFKRSTTPPNSSTQFSYLQTGVLNEMYLKILNIENLKNMAINKAELTIYADDVNFFKPSRYLGAYHAGSTAKRKDSILILGASSVTYDSLHKRYTLNLTDYLQAVIIGKLKNNGIIIRPLGYFGSPETDVARTIIHGSQSPDIQRRPRLRVIYTKIQ, from the coding sequence ACAACACAGGTGCCGTAATACAACCCCAAGATGATATCATCAGCGCTAATGTAATAGATACCTTTAACTTTGAAACTCAAAGCATAGCTCGCGATACCCTTCGCACAGATGAATGGAACTACGCCGTAATAGGTCAATACACAGATACCTATTTTGGAACTACCACTGCTAATTTCTATACACAACTATGGCTAACAGGTAGTAACCCTATTTTTGCAATAGATAACAACGAAAATTACACTGTTTTGGACTCAATAGTCTTATTTTTGCAGTACGCACATTACTACGGAGATACGGCTAATACCCCCCTACAACTCTCTATCAAAGAAATCACAGATACTATCTACAAGCAAGGCACATATTACAGCTACTCTGCACCTAAAAATACCACAGGAAACAATCTAATCAACGATGCGGCTACTCCCGCACCTATTCTAATCCGCCCGCAAAAAATAGATACTATTATCAACCGAAAAGACCCCACTAAAAAAACAATTCTACGCTCTATTTTGCGTATTCGCTTAGCAGATAGCTTTGGACAAAAATTACTAACTGATAACGCCACAAACCCCGCTAACTTTGCTACCGCTACTACCTTCACTCAAAATTACTTCAAAGGTTTAGCTTTTGAGACTAATTCTACGGCTGCCCCAGGAGTAGTTGCTATATTTAATGTAACTTCACCAGCTTCACGAATAGTACTATATTACAAAATCAAGAAAAAAAGCGACAACAGCATGGTAGATAGTACCGCCAGCTACGATTTTCCTTTTAATAACCCTGCTATAGCCCGATACAATACTTTTAAACGCAGTACTACTCCACCTAATAGCTCTACACAGTTTTCTTATTTACAAACAGGTGTTCTCAACGAAATGTATCTCAAAATTTTGAATATTGAAAACCTCAAAAACATGGCTATCAACAAAGCAGAGCTTACAATTTATGCCGACGATGTAAATTTTTTTAAGCCCAGCCGCTATTTAGGGGCTTATCATGCAGGTTCTACTGCTAAAAGAAAAGACAGTATTTTAATTCTTGGTGCATCCTCCGTTACCTACGATAGCTTACACAAACGCTATACACTTAATTTAACCGACTATTTACAAGCAGTTATCATTGGAAAATTGAAAAACAATGGAATAATTATCCGACCTTTAGGCTATTTTGGTAGCCCTGAAACAGATGTAGCCCGTACGATTATTCACGGTTCACAATCGCCTGATATACAACGCCGACCAAGATTGAGAGTAATTTATACAAAAATCCAATAA